The following coding sequences lie in one Haladaptatus sp. DJG-WS-42 genomic window:
- a CDS encoding CDC48 family AAA ATPase — protein MNEVQLEVAKAYPNDSGRGIARLDPDTLLHLKLSPGDIIQIEGGDVTAAKVWRADRQDWNTDTVRIDGFTRQNADVGIGERVTIRKAEAKKAEKLVLAPPEDASVQFGSDAAGMVKRQILKRPVVERDIVPVMSSTNHPFMRSPGQAIPLIAVETEPEGVVLITEDTEVELREEPISGFEKTGGGITYEDIGGLQQEIQRVREMVELPMKHPQIFKKLGIEPPQGVLLHGPPGTGKTLLAKAVANETSASFFSIAGPEIISKYYGESEQQLREIFEDASEESPSIIFIDELDSIAPKREDVTGEVERRVVAQLLTMMDGLEARGNVIVIAATNRVDSVDPALRRPGRFDREIEIGVPDEEGRKEILQVHTRGMPLADDVSLDDLAEETHGFVGADIESLTKESAMKALRRYLPEIDLDEEDIPPSLIDRMIIKRSDFRGALAEVDPSAMREVLVELPKVSWEDVGGLEDAKQNVQESVEWPMNSPEKFTRMGIDPPAGVLLYGPPGTGKTLIAKAVANQTKANFISVRGPQLLSKWVGESEKAIRQTFRKARQVAPTVIFFDELDSLAPSRGRDTGSNVSERVVNQLLTELDGLEDRGNVMVIAATNRPDMIDPALIRSGRFDRLVLIGEPSEDGREEILEIHTKNMPLAADVSLKEIAEITEGYVGSDLESIAREAAIQALREDSDADVVEMRHFRKAMENVRPTITDDMMEYFERIKDEFKGGATEPTAGRHSRIGFQ, from the coding sequence ATGAATGAAGTTCAACTTGAGGTCGCGAAAGCGTACCCAAATGACTCCGGCCGGGGCATCGCCCGCCTCGATCCGGACACGCTGTTGCATCTAAAGCTCAGCCCGGGCGACATCATCCAGATAGAGGGTGGCGACGTGACGGCGGCGAAGGTGTGGCGGGCAGACCGGCAGGACTGGAACACCGACACGGTTCGCATCGACGGGTTCACCCGGCAGAACGCAGACGTGGGGATTGGCGAACGGGTAACCATCCGCAAAGCCGAGGCGAAAAAGGCAGAAAAACTCGTGCTCGCCCCGCCTGAGGACGCGAGCGTCCAGTTCGGCTCCGATGCCGCGGGCATGGTCAAGCGCCAGATTCTGAAGCGCCCGGTCGTCGAACGCGACATCGTGCCGGTTATGTCGAGCACGAACCACCCGTTCATGCGCTCACCCGGCCAAGCAATCCCGCTCATCGCCGTCGAGACGGAGCCTGAGGGCGTCGTCCTCATCACCGAGGACACGGAGGTTGAACTCCGCGAGGAGCCAATCAGCGGCTTCGAGAAGACCGGCGGTGGCATCACCTACGAGGACATCGGTGGCCTCCAACAGGAGATTCAGCGCGTCCGCGAGATGGTCGAGCTGCCGATGAAACACCCCCAGATTTTCAAGAAGCTGGGCATCGAGCCACCACAGGGTGTCCTCCTCCACGGCCCACCCGGCACGGGGAAAACCCTGCTCGCAAAAGCCGTCGCAAACGAGACCAGCGCCAGTTTCTTCTCTATTGCTGGTCCCGAGATTATCTCGAAGTACTACGGCGAATCCGAGCAACAACTGCGCGAAATCTTCGAAGATGCGTCCGAAGAGTCGCCATCTATCATCTTCATCGACGAACTCGACTCCATCGCGCCAAAGCGCGAGGACGTGACCGGCGAAGTCGAACGCCGCGTCGTCGCCCAGTTGCTCACCATGATGGACGGCTTAGAGGCGCGCGGCAACGTCATCGTCATCGCCGCGACCAATCGTGTTGACTCCGTTGACCCTGCCCTTCGCCGTCCCGGCCGCTTCGACCGCGAAATCGAGATTGGCGTCCCAGACGAGGAAGGCCGCAAGGAGATTCTGCAGGTCCACACCCGCGGCATGCCGCTCGCAGACGACGTGAGCCTCGACGACCTCGCAGAGGAGACCCACGGCTTCGTCGGCGCGGACATCGAATCGCTCACCAAAGAGTCGGCGATGAAAGCCCTCCGGCGCTACCTGCCGGAAATCGACCTTGATGAAGAGGACATCCCGCCGTCACTCATCGACCGCATGATCATCAAGCGGTCTGACTTCCGCGGCGCGCTCGCAGAGGTAGACCCCTCCGCGATGCGCGAAGTCCTCGTCGAGTTACCGAAAGTCTCGTGGGAGGATGTTGGCGGCTTGGAGGACGCAAAGCAGAACGTTCAGGAATCGGTCGAGTGGCCAATGAACTCCCCCGAGAAGTTCACCCGCATGGGCATTGACCCGCCTGCGGGCGTGCTCCTCTACGGCCCGCCCGGCACGGGCAAGACGCTCATCGCCAAAGCCGTCGCAAATCAGACGAAGGCGAACTTCATCTCGGTGCGCGGCCCACAACTGCTCTCGAAGTGGGTCGGTGAGTCGGAGAAAGCCATCCGTCAGACCTTCCGCAAGGCGCGGCAGGTCGCCCCGACGGTCATCTTCTTCGACGAACTCGACAGCCTCGCGCCAAGCCGTGGCCGCGACACGGGCTCGAACGTCTCAGAGCGCGTCGTCAACCAGTTGCTCACGGAACTCGACGGTCTCGAAGACCGCGGCAACGTCATGGTCATCGCCGCGACCAACCGCCCGGACATGATCGACCCGGCGCTCATCCGCTCGGGTCGCTTCGACCGCCTCGTGCTCATCGGCGAGCCAAGCGAGGACGGCCGCGAAGAGATCTTAGAGATTCACACGAAGAACATGCCACTCGCCGCCGACGTGAGCTTAAAAGAGATTGCGGAGATTACCGAGGGCTACGTCGGCTCTGACCTCGAATCCATCGCGCGCGAAGCCGCCATTCAGGCGCTGCGCGAGGATTCGGACGCAGACGTGGTGGAGATGCGCCACTTCCGCAAGGCGATGGAGAACGTCCGTCCGACCATCACCGACGACATGATGGAGTACTTCGAGCGCATCAAAGACGAGTTCAAGGGCGGTGCGACGGAGCCAACGGCTGGACGGCATTCGAGAATCGGCTTCCAATAA
- the phoU gene encoding phosphate signaling complex protein PhoU: protein MARETFQEQMGALREDVLYMSEVVLERLRMGLDALEQKDHDLAHEVINGDDEVNQLYLDLEQDCIDLIALQQPVASDLRFIASSFKIITDLERIADLATNLGDYTLTASRDMFPEVDIQEIGSFTLDMVEDAMDAYAENNAEATFELSERDDDLDKLCERASSLVVRDLIETEIDDTTSEKEVEQLMQDVSRLLLTIRDLERVGDHAVNISARTLYMVENDDTLIY, encoded by the coding sequence ATGGCACGGGAAACGTTTCAAGAACAGATGGGTGCACTGCGCGAGGACGTCCTCTACATGAGTGAAGTCGTCCTCGAACGACTCCGTATGGGGTTAGACGCCCTGGAGCAGAAAGACCACGATCTCGCCCACGAAGTCATCAACGGCGACGACGAAGTCAACCAGCTTTATCTCGACTTAGAGCAGGACTGCATCGACCTGATTGCCCTCCAGCAACCAGTCGCCTCAGACCTGCGCTTTATCGCCTCTTCGTTCAAGATTATCACCGACTTAGAACGCATCGCCGACCTCGCAACCAACCTCGGAGACTACACGCTCACCGCCTCGCGGGACATGTTCCCAGAAGTGGACATCCAAGAAATCGGCTCGTTCACCCTCGACATGGTCGAAGACGCAATGGACGCCTACGCAGAGAACAACGCCGAGGCCACCTTCGAACTCTCAGAGCGCGACGACGACCTCGACAAACTCTGTGAGCGCGCCTCCAGCCTCGTCGTGCGCGACCTCATCGAGACCGAAATCGACGACACGACGAGCGAAAAAGAAGTCGAGCAGCTCATGCAGGACGTCTCGCGCCTGCTGCTCACCATCCGCGACTTAGAGCGCGTTGGCGACCACGCTGTCAACATCTCGGCTCGGACCCTGTATATGGTCGAGAACGACGACACCCTCATCTACTAG
- the pstB gene encoding phosphate ABC transporter ATP-binding protein PstB, translating to MTSNEEVETDDPTNDEMLLETDVTAGLSGSSSSGTARAVVEARDVNVFYNDDQALQNIDLAIPEKKVTALIGPSGCGKSTFLRCINRMNDLIDAARVEGELLLDGKNVYDDDVDPVALRRRVGMVFQHPNPFPKSIYDNVAYGLKIQGKTDNMDEKVENALKAAALWDEVKDRLDESGLELSGGQQQRLCIARAIAVDPEVILMDEPASALDPVATSQIEDLIEELSEKYTVIIVTHNMQQAARISDKTAVFLTGGELVEFDDTNKIFENPDSQRVEDYITGKFG from the coding sequence ATGACTTCGAACGAAGAGGTAGAGACAGACGACCCGACTAACGACGAGATGCTGCTCGAGACCGACGTCACCGCCGGTCTTTCCGGCTCGTCGTCGTCGGGCACGGCCCGCGCCGTCGTCGAAGCACGTGACGTGAACGTGTTCTACAACGACGACCAGGCGCTCCAGAACATCGACCTCGCCATCCCCGAAAAGAAGGTCACGGCGCTCATCGGCCCCTCCGGCTGTGGGAAGTCCACCTTCCTGCGCTGTATCAACCGCATGAACGACCTCATCGACGCCGCGCGCGTCGAAGGCGAGCTGTTGCTCGACGGCAAGAACGTCTACGACGACGACGTCGACCCCGTCGCACTGCGCCGCCGCGTCGGGATGGTGTTCCAGCACCCGAACCCGTTCCCAAAGAGCATCTACGACAACGTCGCCTACGGGCTGAAGATTCAGGGCAAAACCGACAACATGGACGAGAAAGTCGAAAACGCCCTCAAAGCCGCCGCGCTCTGGGACGAGGTCAAAGACCGCCTCGATGAGTCCGGCCTCGAACTTTCGGGCGGGCAACAACAGCGCCTCTGTATCGCTCGCGCCATCGCGGTCGACCCCGAAGTCATCCTGATGGACGAGCCTGCAAGCGCACTCGACCCCGTCGCAACCTCGCAAATCGAAGACCTCATCGAAGAGCTCTCAGAGAAGTACACGGTCATCATCGTCACCCACAACATGCAGCAGGCCGCCCGCATCTCGGACAAAACCGCGGTGTTCCTCACCGGTGGCGAACTCGTCGAGTTTGACGACACGAACAAAATCTTCGAGAACCCCGACAGCCAGCGGGTCGAAGATTACATTACTGGCAAATTCGGATAA
- the pstA gene encoding phosphate ABC transporter permease PstA, whose translation MATETGTQQEAGFGQVSRTKGIIFKNALLASALIGIVSLATLLVYVTLDAVQPETASTEWTITYLLFVFVSLATVGYFSLRNRDGLRVGFSTTGLPVAGVMLGAAILVIFVDVLDDDVWFYHMVGFVLAGALVYAHRKLRSSANAYERVLVGLVVFGYVMVGIPGMFYSVPEILLRFSPFEPVRWFSLLTTFSVGAAILTGRYIARKHENSRTGLVAGALVFGASLVSTFAFMFAGLDPSIGTIFALTIGVPTALYVEHLYSDPESVGSRSGLLIPVVILGGLLLVETVVGLLGFAGPTAWIDWQFLTSLPHPEATQAGIYPALVGSVMLMAVVVVLAFPIGVGAAVYLEEYAPDNRYTRFIQLNIANLAGVPSVVYGLLGLGLFINYLNMGIGSVLVGGITLSLLILPIVIISSQEAIRAVPDSLRQASYGMGATKWQTIREVVLPRSIPGILTGTILAIGRALGETAPLIMIAAPTVTYSVPAKLSDAASAMPLMIFNWADRPQPEFQYGVLAAGVVTVLIVLLTMNSIAIVLRNRYQSEN comes from the coding sequence ATGGCGACAGAAACTGGCACCCAACAGGAAGCGGGCTTCGGGCAGGTAAGTCGCACAAAGGGTATCATCTTCAAAAACGCGCTCCTCGCCTCGGCCCTCATCGGTATTGTCTCGCTCGCAACGCTGCTCGTGTACGTCACCCTCGACGCCGTGCAGCCAGAGACCGCGAGTACGGAGTGGACCATCACGTACCTCCTGTTCGTGTTCGTCTCGCTCGCGACGGTCGGGTACTTCTCGCTTCGGAACAGAGACGGGCTCCGTGTCGGCTTTTCCACGACTGGGCTGCCCGTCGCTGGCGTCATGCTCGGCGCGGCGATTCTCGTCATCTTCGTGGACGTACTCGACGACGACGTGTGGTTCTATCACATGGTCGGGTTCGTCCTCGCTGGAGCGCTCGTCTACGCACACAGAAAGCTTCGCTCGTCGGCGAACGCCTACGAGCGCGTGCTCGTGGGACTCGTCGTTTTCGGCTACGTGATGGTTGGCATTCCGGGAATGTTCTACAGCGTCCCGGAGATTCTGCTCCGCTTTTCGCCGTTTGAGCCCGTTCGGTGGTTCTCACTGCTCACGACGTTCAGCGTCGGGGCGGCAATTCTCACGGGACGGTACATCGCGCGAAAGCACGAGAACAGCCGAACGGGACTCGTCGCCGGGGCGCTCGTGTTCGGTGCGTCGCTCGTGAGCACCTTCGCGTTCATGTTCGCCGGTCTTGACCCGAGCATCGGCACCATCTTCGCGCTCACCATCGGTGTCCCGACGGCCCTCTACGTCGAACACCTCTACAGTGACCCCGAATCCGTCGGTTCGCGGTCGGGTCTGCTCATCCCCGTCGTCATCCTCGGCGGCCTCCTCCTCGTCGAGACGGTCGTCGGCCTGCTTGGCTTCGCCGGCCCAACGGCGTGGATTGATTGGCAGTTCCTCACGAGTCTCCCGCACCCAGAAGCAACGCAGGCGGGGATTTACCCGGCACTCGTCGGCTCCGTGATGCTGATGGCCGTCGTCGTGGTACTCGCGTTCCCAATCGGCGTCGGCGCCGCGGTGTACTTAGAAGAGTACGCTCCCGACAACCGCTACACCCGGTTCATCCAGCTCAACATCGCGAACCTCGCGGGCGTTCCATCGGTCGTGTACGGCCTGCTCGGACTTGGCTTGTTCATCAACTACCTGAACATGGGTATCGGCTCGGTGCTCGTTGGCGGGATTACCCTCTCGTTGCTCATTTTGCCTATCGTCATCATCTCTTCACAGGAAGCGATTCGCGCGGTTCCGGATTCGCTCCGGCAGGCGTCCTATGGGATGGGCGCGACGAAGTGGCAGACCATCCGCGAAGTCGTCCTCCCTCGGTCGATTCCGGGCATCTTGACCGGGACGATTCTCGCCATCGGTCGTGCCCTCGGTGAGACGGCACCGCTGATCATGATTGCGGCTCCGACGGTGACCTACTCGGTTCCGGCGAAACTCTCTGATGCGGCCAGTGCGATGCCGCTCATGATCTTCAACTGGGCAGACCGCCCACAGCCTGAGTTCCAGTACGGTGTGCTCGCGGCTGGCGTCGTGACGGTGCTCATCGTCCTCCTGACGATGAACTCCATCGCGATTGTCCTCCGCAACAGGTATCAGAGCGAGAACTAA
- the pstC gene encoding phosphate ABC transporter permease subunit PstC produces the protein MTTRVANSPRERLIRWFFFACAAVSVLTTLGIILALVGDAARFFRITGTSLMGIAPEQTVTFAQFFLGDTWAPAITPIQFGVLPLIAGTLTVMVGSAIVALPLGLATAIYLSEYASPSVRSVLKPILEVLAGVPTVVYGIFALIYITPALKTFIPQLGTFNALSASLMVGIMIIPMVSSISEDAMSAVPDSLRQAGYGLGATKFDVSTGIVIPAAVSGIASSFILALSRAIGETMIVVVAAGATPKLVNPLLPSAYLESVQTMTAAMIQLGVGDIAAQGPAYRSLFAIGLTLFVITLAMNFVSNLIAQHYRESYE, from the coding sequence ATGACTACGCGCGTTGCTAATTCGCCGAGAGAGCGGCTGATTCGGTGGTTCTTCTTCGCGTGTGCGGCCGTATCGGTGTTGACGACACTCGGAATCATCCTCGCGCTCGTGGGCGACGCGGCGAGGTTCTTCCGAATTACGGGCACGTCGCTGATGGGAATCGCCCCGGAACAAACCGTAACCTTCGCGCAGTTCTTCCTCGGCGATACGTGGGCTCCGGCGATCACGCCGATTCAGTTTGGCGTCCTGCCGCTCATCGCCGGGACGCTCACCGTAATGGTAGGGTCTGCAATCGTCGCCCTCCCCCTCGGCCTCGCAACGGCGATTTACCTGAGCGAGTACGCAAGCCCGTCCGTTCGCTCGGTGCTCAAACCAATCCTCGAAGTTCTCGCCGGTGTCCCAACCGTCGTGTACGGGATTTTCGCGCTCATCTACATCACTCCTGCTCTCAAGACGTTCATCCCCCAGCTCGGGACGTTCAACGCGCTTTCTGCATCGCTCATGGTCGGTATCATGATTATCCCGATGGTTTCATCGATTAGTGAAGATGCGATGAGCGCGGTACCAGACTCACTCCGGCAGGCTGGCTACGGACTCGGTGCAACGAAGTTCGACGTCTCAACTGGCATCGTCATTCCGGCGGCGGTTTCCGGCATCGCCTCCTCGTTCATCCTTGCGCTCTCGCGCGCAATCGGGGAAACGATGATTGTCGTCGTGGCCGCCGGTGCGACGCCGAAACTCGTGAACCCGCTGTTACCGTCCGCGTATCTCGAATCGGTGCAGACCATGACCGCGGCGATGATTCAACTCGGCGTCGGTGACATCGCTGCACAGGGGCCTGCCTACCGTAGTTTGTTCGCAATCGGCCTCACGCTGTTCGTTATTACCCTCGCTATGAACTTCGTCAGTAACCTTATCGCACAACACTACCGGGAGAGCTACGAATAA
- a CDS encoding PstS family phosphate ABC transporter substrate-binding protein — protein sequence MTDKPDFVSRRKFITAAAGASALGIAGCVSESGSGGEGGDGTNTEGGEGGMEELSGTVEIAGSSTVFPLAEAVSVEFRKEHPNVEFNIRSTGSGGGFSDFFCQDKTHFNNASRPMKDSEKELCEDAGVEWLEMNVATDALTVVVHNDADWVDCMTVEELKQIWEPNGATMWSDIRSEWPDEEFELYGAASTSGTFDYFTEAIIEEEGAHRQDYTATEKDRSIVQGVSGSQYAMGYFGFSYYYNNPDSVKAVKIDNGNGCIEPSLETAKGGDYTPLARPLFTYPKKSALKEPHVAEFAKFFVKKSADQAIVADQVGYVPNTEEDMQEQLDKLTAAIDEVQG from the coding sequence ATGACAGACAAACCTGACTTCGTTTCGCGTCGCAAATTCATCACTGCCGCTGCAGGGGCGTCCGCACTGGGCATTGCGGGCTGTGTCAGTGAGAGTGGCTCGGGCGGCGAAGGCGGCGACGGAACCAACACCGAGGGCGGCGAAGGTGGCATGGAAGAACTCTCTGGAACCGTCGAAATCGCAGGGTCTTCCACCGTGTTCCCACTCGCAGAGGCAGTCTCCGTCGAGTTCCGCAAAGAGCACCCCAACGTCGAGTTCAACATCCGCTCGACCGGTTCTGGTGGCGGCTTCAGCGACTTTTTCTGCCAGGACAAGACGCACTTCAACAACGCCTCGCGTCCGATGAAAGACAGCGAGAAGGAACTCTGTGAAGACGCTGGCGTCGAATGGCTCGAGATGAACGTCGCAACCGACGCACTCACCGTCGTCGTCCACAACGACGCAGACTGGGTCGACTGCATGACCGTCGAAGAACTCAAGCAGATCTGGGAGCCAAACGGCGCGACCATGTGGAGCGACATCCGCTCTGAGTGGCCAGACGAGGAGTTCGAACTCTACGGCGCAGCATCCACCTCCGGCACCTTCGACTACTTCACCGAGGCTATCATCGAAGAAGAGGGTGCCCACCGCCAAGACTACACGGCGACCGAGAAAGACCGCTCTATCGTCCAGGGTGTCTCCGGCAGCCAGTACGCGATGGGCTACTTCGGCTTCTCGTACTACTACAACAACCCCGACTCCGTGAAGGCCGTCAAGATTGACAACGGCAACGGTTGTATCGAGCCATCGCTCGAAACGGCAAAGGGTGGCGACTACACGCCACTCGCCCGCCCGCTGTTCACCTACCCGAAAAAGAGCGCGCTCAAAGAGCCACACGTCGCGGAGTTCGCGAAATTCTTCGTCAAGAAGAGCGCAGACCAGGCAATCGTCGCAGACCAGGTTGGCTACGTCCCGAACACCGAAGAGGACATGCAAGAGCAGTTAGACAAACTGACGGCCGCAATCGACGAAGTCCAAGGCTAA
- a CDS encoding PhoU domain-containing protein codes for METRKVQITGGSTFTVSLPKTWATDNGIKAGSEVAFFKEDDSLVLTPNDESTHVEGTLDIVGLKGDELMRAIVTMYVSGFDIITLETSRVTAEQRRAIRKATQGLVGLEVIEETSDHVVLQDLLDSAELSVLNAITRMRLVALSMLKDAVVALAENDDDLARDVMERDDDVDRLWFMISRVFRSALRNPTAATEVGLPRETTFDYHSSARQLERIADHATKIANITLELGAIPDDASTAIEELHTDAATIVEMAMDALLEDDPERATRLANDASEKIAAIDKQTRNVDNLIRDLNPQRAQLLGLIVDSLSRSADYGGNIAETALQKAAPRP; via the coding sequence ATGGAAACGCGGAAGGTCCAAATCACGGGTGGCTCGACGTTCACCGTCTCCCTCCCGAAAACCTGGGCGACCGACAACGGAATCAAAGCCGGGAGCGAGGTTGCGTTTTTCAAAGAAGACGACTCGCTCGTTCTCACACCGAACGATGAATCGACGCACGTAGAGGGAACGCTCGACATCGTCGGGCTCAAAGGCGACGAGTTGATGCGCGCCATCGTCACGATGTACGTAAGCGGCTTCGACATCATCACGCTCGAAACCTCGCGCGTCACCGCAGAACAGCGCCGGGCAATTCGCAAAGCCACACAAGGACTCGTCGGCCTCGAAGTCATCGAAGAAACGTCTGACCACGTCGTGCTGCAGGACCTGCTCGACTCGGCCGAACTCTCCGTCTTGAACGCCATCACGCGCATGCGCCTCGTCGCACTCTCGATGCTCAAAGACGCGGTTGTCGCCCTCGCAGAAAACGACGACGACCTCGCGCGCGACGTGATGGAGCGCGACGACGACGTAGACCGCCTCTGGTTCATGATTTCGCGCGTCTTCCGCTCTGCACTGCGAAATCCGACTGCAGCGACCGAAGTTGGTCTCCCGCGCGAGACCACGTTCGACTACCATTCGAGCGCCCGCCAGCTCGAACGCATCGCAGACCACGCGACCAAGATTGCGAACATCACGCTCGAACTCGGGGCAATCCCCGACGACGCATCGACGGCAATCGAGGAACTACACACCGACGCTGCGACCATCGTCGAGATGGCGATGGACGCGCTGTTAGAAGACGACCCCGAGCGCGCAACCCGCCTCGCAAACGACGCGAGCGAGAAGATTGCAGCCATCGACAAACAGACGCGAAACGTAGACAACCTCATCCGCGACCTGAACCCACAGCGCGCCCAACTGCTCGGCCTCATCGTGGACTCACTCTCACGGAGCGCCGACTATGGTGGGAACATCGCGGAGACGGCGCTCCAGAAGGCTGCGCCCCGCCCGTAG
- a CDS encoding citrate synthase/methylcitrate synthase — MVDTELNRGLEGITVAETRLSHIDGEAGRLIIGGFPVSELAANATFEESVFLLLNDRLPTADELVAFRTSLASNRELTAETRAVLKRAAAEGVDPMDALRMGVAAANLGAETATAQQAVERTIAVFPTVVAAYWRYRQGDDPLSPRADLRHAANYLYMLTGTEPSDAATTGLETYLNTVIDHGLNASTFTARVVVSTESDVVSAATAAVGSLKGPLHGGAPGPVLEMLMEVHESGDAEGYVRQKLAAGERLMGFGHRVYRVRDPRAAVLSAAAERFYEDGGDADFFETVSAFEETAVELLAAHKPDRRLDTNVEYYTAALLFGVGIPRELFTTTFAVARVGGWMAHCLEQAANNRIIRPRSRYVGATGRTWTPIDDR, encoded by the coding sequence ATGGTCGACACCGAACTCAACCGTGGCTTAGAAGGAATCACCGTCGCGGAGACACGGCTGAGTCACATCGACGGGGAGGCTGGAAGGCTCATCATCGGCGGGTTTCCAGTCTCCGAACTGGCGGCCAACGCAACGTTCGAAGAGAGCGTCTTCCTCCTGTTGAACGACCGGCTGCCAACCGCAGACGAACTCGTGGCGTTCCGCACGTCCCTCGCGAGCAACCGTGAACTCACAGCCGAGACGCGAGCCGTGCTCAAACGCGCCGCAGCGGAGGGTGTCGACCCGATGGACGCCCTTCGGATGGGTGTCGCGGCTGCGAATCTCGGGGCGGAAACGGCGACCGCCCAACAGGCAGTCGAGCGAACTATCGCCGTGTTTCCGACGGTTGTGGCCGCCTACTGGCGCTACCGGCAGGGCGACGACCCGCTTTCACCACGAGCAGACCTGCGACACGCCGCGAACTACCTGTACATGCTAACTGGGACGGAACCGAGCGACGCCGCGACAACGGGGCTCGAAACCTACTTGAATACAGTCATCGACCACGGGTTGAACGCGTCTACGTTCACCGCCCGCGTCGTCGTCTCCACCGAGTCGGATGTCGTGTCGGCGGCGACGGCGGCGGTGGGGTCGCTCAAAGGGCCACTCCACGGCGGCGCTCCCGGTCCCGTCCTCGAAATGCTCATGGAGGTACACGAGTCGGGCGATGCAGAGGGATACGTTCGCCAGAAACTCGCAGCGGGCGAGCGTCTGATGGGATTCGGCCACCGGGTGTACCGGGTTCGCGACCCACGCGCTGCGGTGTTGTCGGCGGCCGCCGAACGATTCTACGAAGACGGTGGTGACGCCGACTTCTTTGAAACCGTGAGCGCGTTCGAAGAGACGGCAGTGGAACTGCTCGCGGCGCACAAGCCAGACCGCCGACTCGATACGAACGTCGAGTACTACACAGCGGCCCTGCTCTTTGGCGTCGGCATTCCTCGTGAACTCTTCACGACGACGTTCGCCGTGGCGCGCGTCGGTGGATGGATGGCCCACTGCCTCGAACAGGCCGCCAATAACCGAATCATCCGCCCGCGCAGTCGCTACGTCGGCGCAACCGGCAGGACGTGGACACCCATCGACGACCGATAG
- a CDS encoding 30S ribosomal protein S8e, which produces MKDQGRSTRKRTGGRRRPIRNKKKHELGRQPTETHVGDAKFRVVEGRGNTKKLRAIATDSVTIAQGDGTSVAATIQGVKENNSNPNYARRNIITKGALLTTNEGVVRVTSRPGQDGQVNGVLVE; this is translated from the coding sequence ATGAAAGACCAGGGACGCTCCACGCGCAAACGTACCGGTGGGCGACGCCGTCCAATTCGCAACAAGAAGAAGCACGAACTCGGCCGTCAGCCGACCGAAACGCACGTCGGTGACGCAAAGTTCCGCGTCGTCGAAGGCCGCGGCAACACCAAAAAGCTCCGTGCCATCGCCACGGACTCCGTGACCATCGCACAGGGCGACGGCACGTCGGTCGCAGCCACGATTCAGGGAGTAAAAGAGAACAACTCGAACCCAAACTACGCCCGTCGTAACATCATCACGAAGGGCGCGCTCCTCACCACGAACGAGGGTGTCGTCCGCGTGACCTCCCGGCCTGGTCAGGACGGACAGGTCAACGGCGTTCTCGTCGAATAA
- a CDS encoding DUF2240 family protein, giving the protein MSIRVAAAAPFRTKGKRKLAESEFVVSLSLDRDWFSPDQAKRLVDIAVSQGLLRREDDALHCAFDPDDVTIPDDFSPDASLLQARSTFEKILDRLIANGHSKQEAVAAVNELQRDLGVTIETAAVLYAHRRGVSVGEEANAALAEL; this is encoded by the coding sequence ATGAGTATCCGGGTCGCCGCCGCCGCACCGTTTCGCACGAAAGGCAAGCGAAAACTCGCAGAAAGCGAGTTCGTCGTCTCCCTCTCGCTCGACCGCGACTGGTTCTCCCCCGACCAGGCGAAACGACTCGTGGATATCGCCGTGAGCCAAGGCCTGCTCCGGCGCGAAGACGACGCGCTCCACTGCGCGTTCGACCCGGATGACGTGACCATCCCCGACGACTTTTCACCCGATGCGAGCCTGCTCCAAGCGCGCTCAACGTTCGAGAAAATCTTAGACCGCCTCATCGCAAACGGTCATAGCAAACAGGAGGCCGTCGCAGCCGTAAACGAACTCCAGCGCGACCTTGGCGTGACCATCGAGACGGCCGCCGTGCTCTACGCCCATCGACGGGGCGTTTCTGTGGGCGAAGAAGCCAACGCAGCGCTGGCCGAACTCTGA